Genomic window (Chondrocystis sp. NIES-4102):
AATTATCAATATATAAGCCTTAAACATGAAGTTGCTGTTGCCGAGGCTCAAGCTGCATGGCGATCTTGTTGGTATGAGGATTAAAATTTATACCCGTTAAAAATTGACTTTCTTTTATTTATGTAATATAGTAGAGTATGGAAAATATTCGCAAAAACGCCCTGTCTAGTTTAGTATTGCTAGAAACACCTCTTATCTATATTTTATGCACGAATATATTTCTCAAAAATATTACTGAAATCACGTTTTGTGTAGCGATCTAAAATTGTGGCATTATAATTTAAAACTATCGCATTAAACTGCTTAATAAACGTTTCGTCAGTTTCAAGACTACCAATTTTATACATTGATGTTAAGCCATTAAAACACAGCATAGCATTATTGCGCGCCTGTTCTTGCTGATGTTGTAGCTTGCCCATGGTTATTAATGCTTTGTAGATATCTTTTAGAGATTCTATTGCGTTTTTTTCTACATCTATACTAAAAGATATGCGTTCATTAAAAGTAAACTTTAATTCAATATCCAAGTCTATATTACCTGCGGTTTCAATAAATACTTCGGATACCTTATGAGTAACATATTCATAGCGTATAACTTTTCTTTTACTAGAAATAGCCGAATCACCATCAACATGAATTAGAGCCAAATTAGTAAAGCAATACTCATCTTTTTTAGATTTAATTAAGAAAAATATTTTTTCCCCATCTTCGTGAAAAATATAATCATCCGCATCTACTTTATCATAGTCACTGGGAGCAACAATTTTACCTATATCACTTAAACCTAATGTTTCGGAGGCTAATTTTTTAAACATAGTATAATTAGTTGAGCATCAATATATATTTAATTTGGTCTAAGACCATTATTGTATTTACAATTAAAAGCAATTATTATTCATTCCGCAATAGATGTAAAAGAGTATTAATATTTTTGCATTTGTTTAACAAGTTTTATCGTCTCTATACTGACAGTACAAACACCTAGAAGTAAATTTATAACTTCTTCTTTATAAATAGCAAAGCGATAAATATTAAATTTCTCAGCAATGGTTTTATCTTTGGGTTTCTTTTCTTTATACTGATCTAAAACCCATTCTATTGCACTACGGTTGCCTAGTTTATATTGCCAGGCTTCGGGGGGAACACCTTGTAAACTGGTATTTGTATCTAAAATAATAATTCCCTTGTCTTTATCTGCTTTTAATTTGACTGTAGGGGTTGTTGCTGTAGTTGAAGAAATATCAATACGTTTTAATGTGTATGGTTCTGTAGTTTCATAATTAATATGCAAATTCATTAATCTTTTTCCCCAGACTACCCATTGCTGGAAATTATCATAAAAGGGAATGCGAGGAAAGTCACGTTTTAAGTTTTGTTCATATTTTTGTCTGTAAGCGGGGTTGTGTAAGACAGCGTAGGTGTAATGGAAGATATCTAGTTTGGTAATGTTTGTATCTTCATAGTAGTTTTGGAATTGTTGTAACCCCCAGTCGGTTATGTTTTCTATACGCTTTCCCTCGGAGTCGTAGCGATAGAGTGGGAGACATTGATTAGCACCTGTAACGTGCAATTCTGCTATACAATCAGTAGCTAAACAGTTAAATGGGCGATTACTACCAAAGCTTTTGAAAGTAATAATGTAATTGCTATTTTTTAGATCGTTAGAAAACATATCATAGTGATTTTGAGTCAATCTATGATTAAATATTTTTTCTGTGTAGTGAAAAAGTTTTGAAAATGGTCTATATAAAGTTTTTTGAATTAAGGAAAGATCGTAATTTGCTTTAACTTGCCTATTAAAATAATTATCTAAAGAAGAATTCCACCTTATTGACAATTCTTTTTGCTTATTATTAAGCGATAAATTATATTGTTTAACAAAAAAAATCATTTTTTGAGTCAAATTTTGTTGATTAAAATCATAAACCCATTCATCTCTTCCAGTTTCTACACCTCTAGAAAATAACTCAAATACTGCTTGTTGTGATTTACCTGCTTTAACCTCTTTATCAATTAAAGGAATAAGACTATCAAAATCATTATCAGTCTGATTGAGCCAGTTATTTTGTTTATCTGGAATAGTATGTATAAAATCGATTTTAGTTAATTTAGTAGAAGCAAGAAATTTTAACTTATCACTAGATGTATCAAATTCTGAACGACGGGAATAAAATATTTTACAAGGATTGCTATGTTCATCATTTTTCTTAACCATAAAAAAGATAGCAACACCAGTTTGAATTCCAAATACATTATGAGTAGTACCAGATAACTTTGAATTCGCCCTAACATTTCCTCCTAAATCAATAATATAAATATCACTAAATTCATTCTTTACAACTTTCCTAAACCCATCAAAAGTACGAGCATCTATAAAGGAAGAATTAGTAATAAAAGCTAGGATACCATTATTATTTAGTCTATCAGTTGCCCACCGAATAAAACGAGTGTACATATCATAGATAACAATTTTATTCTGTGCAGTACCCTGTTTAATATACGTTTCTTTAATTCTTTTATCTATTTCTGGATAACTACGATTAGCATTATTATCATTAAAATTTTCTTGCTTGGCGTTATAAGGAGGATTGCCAATAATTACAGAAATTTCGTTTTCGTTTTGACGTTTAATTCTGGCGGTATTTTCTACAGATAAAGCAAATAAATCCATCTGCTTACCATAGAAAGAAGTGTGATCCAAAGTATCTACAAAACAGATATTATCAAACTCCTCATACTCCCCCATCTTTTGTTTATAAGTATATTCAATATTAAGATTAGCAATGTAATAAGGTAAGATTGCCACTTCATTACAAAAAATCTCATGTTTATACTTCTGCTTAAGTTTATCCTTGGGTAAATATTCAATTAATTCTGTGATAAACGTACCTGTACCTGTTGCAGGATCTAATATATTTACACCAGGATCTGCAAGTAGCTTACCAAAATGTTTGTGAGTTAAATAATCAACACTTTCCACCATGAAACGGACAATTTCATTAGGAGTATAAACAATACCCAATCTATCAGCAGCTTTAGGATTATATGCCCGATAAAAATTCTCATATATTGCTTTTAGAAACTTTTGTTTCTCATGATGATTAGCAATATTAGCAGCCGTGCGTTTAATTACCTGATAATACCTTTGGATAGTCGAGAAAATATTTCTTTTCGTCTTACCAGTAAAAAAAGTATTAACTACATTTTGCAATTCCCTGGCAATATTATTCTCCTGATGAAACTGCGACTCATTAAAAATATTGATAAAAATATCTTCTGTTAGAATGTGCTGTAGGATCATCTCTCGCACATCCAATAAACTAATATTAGGATTAATTGAATCTTGGCAAATTTGCAAAAACTTATCTCTAGCGACAACAAAACTTTGATTCGTTTCCGATTCCTTACCAATCAAATCGCGTAGAGTTTCTAAGATCCTTGGTAAATCCTCTTTAAAAGAATTAATCGCCTTACGAAAATCCGTTATCTCCGAAGGAACATAACTAATAAATCGCGCAATCAAACCATCTAACTGTAACGCATCTTTCATATCAACGCGCCCAATTTCCGAAGCACCTTGAATTAAAACTGCGGTTTGAGAGTCTTCAAATAAAATATTATTATTCGGATAACCTTTAGCAAATTTCTTATCAATTTCCTCATCTAAATTATCATACTGATCTTTACTTTCCCAAAAACCATAATCAAGTCTTATTGCATCCTTAACTGTGCCATCAGGACGAATGATTTTACCAGCTAAGGTGCGATAATCAAGTTCTAGAATTAATAAATAATCTTTTGGCTTACAATACTCATTAAGTAAATTACCAAAAGCAGTTCTAATTGCAGTCTCCTTGCGCGAACCACCATATTGAATAATTTTTTCTACTTCCTGATGATATTGAGTAACCAATAATCTAGACATAACTATTATTAAAAAAGTTTGAATAGACTTATTGTTCCCTTAATAATCCATCTATCTATCTAATAGTTTTCCACAATAACTAATATAAACAGTTAATAAAATACCTCAACATATAATTACTAGTAAAACCTCAATGACTTGTTAATCAGTTCAACATATAGTGTATGAAAGAAAAAGCATAAATCATGAGTACATTAAACTTATATAAAAATTGCAATATATACCTAAGTAAAAACAAACAAATGTAATTATTACCTTAACGTTTGCTTGTTCATATATCAAATAAAACCTATATAAATTGCATATTAGCAAATCAAACATAAACCCAAGTACATAAAAACCTTTGCGCCTTTGTGCCTCTGCGAGAGACTAATCAAATATAAAGCCTTGCACCAAAAACCAAAATAGATAAAAAATCTTTACCCATTTACCTAAAATAAATCAAATACAAAGACTTGCGCCAAAAACCTAAACAGAAAAACCTCTGCACCTTGGCGTAAGACAAATAAAATCAAACTATAACCTAAACATACCTCAAATAAATCTGTTCATTAGCCTTAACCGACTTAAAAAAGTCCACTACTGGGTTAGGATAATCAACCCCCAACCTAACTTTATAACGTTTCTGCTCATCTTGATTTAACTTCCAAGGTTCACGGGCTAAATTACCTGGTAGGGGGGCTAATTCAGGTAACCAATGCTTAACATAACTACCTTGCGGATCATAATCCTTAGTTTGTTTAGGAATATTAAAATAACGAAAACCACGGGCATCATTACCCACCCCTGCCGTATAATTCCAGTTACCCCAATTACTGCACACATCATAGTCAATTAATAAAGATTCAAACCATTCTGCGCCCATCTGCCAATTAATACCAAGATTTTTAGTTAAGAAACTGGCTACATTCTGCCTACCTCTGTTAGACATAAAGCCTGTGGCTGCTATTTCTCGCATATTAGCGTCAACTAAAGGATAACCAGTTTTACCCTCTCGCCATAAATCAAAGCGTTTCCAGTCTTCTTTCCAGGGTATCTCGACTCCTCGTAACCCTGTGATTTTAAATACTTCATTCCCATGTTTAGCAACTATAAAACGGAAAAAGTCGCGCCAGATTAATTCAAAGATTAACCAGTAGGTAGAATCATTTTTAACCCTAGTTTTTTCATACTTGATCACTTGATCATTAATATAGCGAGGGGAAATACAGCCCAAAGCCAACCAAGCAGAAAACTTAGAAGAATAGTTAGCCCCCAGCATACCATTGCGAGTTTCTTTATATTCCTTTAAACAATCCTGTTGCCAAAAATAACTCTGTAGTCGATCAATAGCTGCGGTTTCTCCACCTTTAAATTCTAAGACTGCGCGATCGCAAAATTCGGGAGTAGGTAAACCTAAAGCTGCTAAGGTTGGAATTTCACCTATTTCTATTTCTGGGAGTGGAGGTAAATGTTGAGGTGCAGCGATCGCTTTTAATATTTTAGATTTACTTTCAACTGATTTACGGAAATTAGTATAAAGTTCAGGTGTCTGACTAATTTCAAAGGGTAGATCGCCTGGTAAATATAAAGTAGATGTCCAAAAAGTTTTAACTTTAATATTATTAGCTGCTAAAGCCTGATTCAAACGAGAATCTACTTGTTTCTCCTCATAGGTAACTTCCTGACTATAAAAAACCTGATCTACTTCCAACTGTAGGGCGATCGCTGGTATAATGTGTTCAGGTAAACCCCGACGTACAATTAAATTACTACCTAACTTTTTAAGAGAATTACGCAAATCAGTAACACTTTCAACTAAAAATTGAGCGCGAAAACTCCCCGTCTTAGGAAAACCAAAAGAAGTCACCCCAAAGTTGCGATCGTCAAAACAATATACTGGAATTATCTCTGCTTGCTGTTTTATACCCTCATTAATTGCTGGGTGATCATGAACCCTTAAATCATTACGATACCAAACTAAAACGCGCTTACTAACCATACAATTCCCTAGAATTCCAGCTATTACCTATTAGGCTAAAATCAACTTACAGAGTACTATATAACCTAACTAAATTACCCAAATCCTATAACCATCAATAGATAAATAAAAACCACTTGTACTATCTTCGCGTCTTTGCGCCTTAGCGCGAGATAATTAAACCTATCAAATCTCCTAAATCTAAAGACAATTCATGACCAAATCATTCTCTCTATCCACATGGCTTGATCGCGATTCTTTAGCTGCGGGAATATTTCTCGCTCCTGCCTTAATTTTACTAGGAATTTTCCTATTTTTACCCATTGCCTACCTACTATATCTCAGCTTTACCACAGGCAGCTTTACTATGGCTGGAATTCAATGGGTAGGCTGGCGCAATTACTTACAATTATTTACAGATATAGACTTTTGGCAGGTAATTGGTAACACTATATATTTTACCCTGGTCACAGTAATTCCCACCGTTATTATTCCATTGTGTCTAGCAGTTTTACTAAATCGTTCTTTGCTTTTGCGTGATTTTTTACGTACAGCATACTTTATTCCCTCTATTACATCCTTAGTAGCTGTTGGTTTGGCTTTTCGTTGGTTATTTCAAACCGATGGCCCAATTAACGAAGTATTATTAAGGTTTGGTTTAAATCCCATTCCTTGGCTAAGTAGTACCGTTTGGGCTATGCCAGTTTTAATATTATTAAGTACTTGGAAGCAATTAGGATTTAACTTAGTATTATTTTTAGCAGGATTACAGATTATTCCTCAATCTCAATACGAAGCAGCAGAATTGGATGGGGCTAATGGGTGGGCGAAGTTTAGATACATAACCATTCCAGGTTTAAAACCAACTTTAATTTTTGCCATTTTAACTACGGCTATCTTTACACTGCGAAGCTTTGAACAAGTTTATATTATTACTGGTGGCGGCCCATTAAATTCAACTAATTTACTGGTTTATTATATCTACGAACAAGCTTTTTCTCGTTTTGAATTCGGCTATGCAGCAGCAGCAGCAACTATTCTTTTGATGATTGCTTCTGTATTTGTATATATTTATTTGCGTATTGGACAAGAACAATAAAAGATGTATACTTGCTAAATTTTGAAAACTGATTATTATGGATAAAGTACCACTACCGCGTTGGTGACTACCTCACAAGTTTATTGATCTATGCTTGATTTATGAGGGAATAGCAACAGTTTTTGTGGAAGTATACCGAGCAAGTACTCGGAAATGGAAATAGAAACAGCCAATTCCCACCCTGGTATTCCAGGTCATAAACTAAGGTAAAACGGCGTGGCGGTGGACTACCTTTCAGGTTAGACGAATTAAGAAAATCTTTTATTTACTCTCAAAGTGTGATTTAAAATTTACGAAGTGAACCCAAGCCGAAGGCGAACGGGCGGGGTACTATTCACCTAGCACCCAGATATATATTTAAAACAAAATTTCTGTCAAAAATGTAACAAGAAATACAACTGAGAAAGAGTTAAGATGAGCTATATAATTTTTTCTATAGTTGTAGATGCCCAAACTATCACTATCTCCCTATCAAGCTAAGTTTAATGCAGATACATTTCAACTAAATAATGGGCTGACAATCATTCATCAGCATTTACCAGCAACTCCTGTAGTGGTTACAGATATTTGGGTGAAGGCAGGCGCGATCGCTGAACCTGCGGAATGGTCAGGAATGGCACATTTTTTAGAACATATGATCTTTAAAGGTTCTCCTAATGTGATGGTGGGAGAATTTGACTGGTTAATTGAAAATACAGGCGGAATGGCTAATGCAGCAACTAGCCATGATTACGCTCATTTTTATCTAACTACCGCAGCCTCACACTTAGATAAAACATTACCTTGTTTAGCAGATATCCTATTACGGGCGACGATCGCCGATGAAGAATTTATCCGCGAGAGGGAAGTAGTATTAGAAGAACTTTATGCTTGTCATGATGATCCCGATTTTTTGGGGTTTCAGGCTTTGTGTCAAAATCTTTACCAGTGTCATCCCTACCGACGTGCAATTTTAGGGGATAAGGAACAACTTTTAGAACACACACCCAACCAAATGCGTTGTTTTCATCGCACCCATTATCAGCCAGAAAATATGACGGTGGTAATTATCGGTGGCATTGAAAGAGAAAAAGCTTTAACACTGGTACATGAGAACTTTAGCGAATTTACTGTACGTTCTGAATGTCCACCTGTA
Coding sequences:
- a CDS encoding putative ABC transporter permease protein; the encoded protein is MTKSFSLSTWLDRDSLAAGIFLAPALILLGIFLFLPIAYLLYLSFTTGSFTMAGIQWVGWRNYLQLFTDIDFWQVIGNTIYFTLVTVIPTVIIPLCLAVLLNRSLLLRDFLRTAYFIPSITSLVAVGLAFRWLFQTDGPINEVLLRFGLNPIPWLSSTVWAMPVLILLSTWKQLGFNLVLFLAGLQIIPQSQYEAAELDGANGWAKFRYITIPGLKPTLIFAILTTAIFTLRSFEQVYIITGGGPLNSTNLLVYYIYEQAFSRFEFGYAAAAATILLMIASVFVYIYLRIGQEQ
- a CDS encoding cryptochrome, DASH family protein, which encodes MVSKRVLVWYRNDLRVHDHPAINEGIKQQAEIIPVYCFDDRNFGVTSFGFPKTGSFRAQFLVESVTDLRNSLKKLGSNLIVRRGLPEHIIPAIALQLEVDQVFYSQEVTYEEKQVDSRLNQALAANNIKVKTFWTSTLYLPGDLPFEISQTPELYTNFRKSVESKSKILKAIAAPQHLPPLPEIEIGEIPTLAALGLPTPEFCDRAVLEFKGGETAAIDRLQSYFWQQDCLKEYKETRNGMLGANYSSKFSAWLALGCISPRYINDQVIKYEKTRVKNDSTYWLIFELIWRDFFRFIVAKHGNEVFKITGLRGVEIPWKEDWKRFDLWREGKTGYPLVDANMREIAATGFMSNRGRQNVASFLTKNLGINWQMGAEWFESLLIDYDVCSNWGNWNYTAGVGNDARGFRYFNIPKQTKDYDPQGSYVKHWLPELAPLPGNLAREPWKLNQDEQKRYKVRLGVDYPNPVVDFFKSVKANEQIYLRYV
- a CDS encoding adenine specific DNA methyltransferase — its product is MSRLLVTQYHQEVEKIIQYGGSRKETAIRTAFGNLLNEYCKPKDYLLILELDYRTLAGKIIRPDGTVKDAIRLDYGFWESKDQYDNLDEEIDKKFAKGYPNNNILFEDSQTAVLIQGASEIGRVDMKDALQLDGLIARFISYVPSEITDFRKAINSFKEDLPRILETLRDLIGKESETNQSFVVARDKFLQICQDSINPNISLLDVREMILQHILTEDIFINIFNESQFHQENNIARELQNVVNTFFTGKTKRNIFSTIQRYYQVIKRTAANIANHHEKQKFLKAIYENFYRAYNPKAADRLGIVYTPNEIVRFMVESVDYLTHKHFGKLLADPGVNILDPATGTGTFITELIEYLPKDKLKQKYKHEIFCNEVAILPYYIANLNIEYTYKQKMGEYEEFDNICFVDTLDHTSFYGKQMDLFALSVENTARIKRQNENEISVIIGNPPYNAKQENFNDNNANRSYPEIDKRIKETYIKQGTAQNKIVIYDMYTRFIRWATDRLNNNGILAFITNSSFIDARTFDGFRKVVKNEFSDIYIIDLGGNVRANSKLSGTTHNVFGIQTGVAIFFMVKKNDEHSNPCKIFYSRRSEFDTSSDKLKFLASTKLTKIDFIHTIPDKQNNWLNQTDNDFDSLIPLIDKEVKAGKSQQAVFELFSRGVETGRDEWVYDFNQQNLTQKMIFFVKQYNLSLNNKQKELSIRWNSSLDNYFNRQVKANYDLSLIQKTLYRPFSKLFHYTEKIFNHRLTQNHYDMFSNDLKNSNYIITFKSFGSNRPFNCLATDCIAELHVTGANQCLPLYRYDSEGKRIENITDWGLQQFQNYYEDTNITKLDIFHYTYAVLHNPAYRQKYEQNLKRDFPRIPFYDNFQQWVVWGKRLMNLHINYETTEPYTLKRIDISSTTATTPTVKLKADKDKGIIILDTNTSLQGVPPEAWQYKLGNRSAIEWVLDQYKEKKPKDKTIAEKFNIYRFAIYKEEVINLLLGVCTVSIETIKLVKQMQKY
- a CDS encoding peptidase M16 domain-containing protein produces the protein MPKLSLSPYQAKFNADTFQLNNGLTIIHQHLPATPVVVTDIWVKAGAIAEPAEWSGMAHFLEHMIFKGSPNVMVGEFDWLIENTGGMANAATSHDYAHFYLTTAASHLDKTLPCLADILLRATIADEEFIREREVVLEELYACHDDPDFLGFQALCQNLYQCHPYRRAILGDKEQLLEHTPNQMRCFHRTHYQPENMTVVIIGGIEREKALTLVHENFSEFTVRSECPPVIIEAEPPAIAVRRQELYLPRIEHARLLMAWICPGAEEIESAIGLDLIAMILTGGRSCGLVRQLREEEQLVIDIHCSLALQKDSSMFSIGALLATEEIELVENLICDHLCQIHNQLIPEADIVRAKRRLINEYIFSTETPNQLANIYGYYNIVATASTSALYPQIVSQLNAEQLSAIAQRYLSPERYAITIVKPQ